A stretch of the Solanum dulcamara chromosome 6, daSolDulc1.2, whole genome shotgun sequence genome encodes the following:
- the LOC129891438 gene encoding uncharacterized protein LOC129891438 isoform X2, whose protein sequence is MPPSPRMDALSKQKFSHQVDSSGIKSFLTIAGDIMDGPVKVTQGQQSSIVHRRNIDLLKSLRHPRHYGRHYSRRRSTSNAEASASHGGYTPSYAEKWSLKMASKCYTDSGHDTDNRQKTVHKTEGVPSSSLATRAISSDAGRLFCVLCNKFLKNELYIVLENSLPICSVVAVLACGHLYHADCLEHRTNREDRQDPPCPICLGLVSHIDASLEQD, encoded by the exons ATGCCACCCTCACCCAGAATGGATGCATTGTCGAAACAG AAGTTCTCTCATCAAGTCGACAGCAGTGGAATAAAGTCTTTTTTAACCATTGCGGGGGATATCATGGATGGTCCTGTGAAGGTAACCCAAGGCCAACAATCATCTATTGTTCACCGTCGAAATATTGACCTTCTAAAGTCTTTGAGGCATCCACGTCACTACGGCCGTCATTATTCTCGACGGAGGTCTACTAGTAATGCTGAGGCATCAGCTTCCCATGGTGGTTATACGCCTTCTTATGCTGAGAAGTGGTCTTTAAAGATGGCAAGCAAATGCTATACAGATTCTGGACACGACACAG ATAATAGGCAAAAAACAGTTCACAAAACAGAAGGTGTTCCATCCAGTTCACTGGCAACGAGGGCGATATCATCCGATGCTGGGAGACTCTTTTGTGTATTATGCAACAAGTTTTTGAAGAATGAACTTTACATTGTCCTTGAAAACAGTTTGCCTATATGCTCTGTAGTGGCAGTCTTAGCTTGTGGTCATCTTTACCATGCTGATTGTCTGGAACATAGAACGAACCGTGAAGATAGACAGGATCCGCCCTGTCCAATTTGTCTTGGCTTGGTTTCTCACATCGACGCATCATTAGAACAGGATTGA
- the LOC129891438 gene encoding uncharacterized protein LOC129891438 isoform X1, with product MGKRKRRADLNKTPPPADLMPPSPRMDALSKQKFSHQVDSSGIKSFLTIAGDIMDGPVKVTQGQQSSIVHRRNIDLLKSLRHPRHYGRHYSRRRSTSNAEASASHGGYTPSYAEKWSLKMASKCYTDSGHDTDNRQKTVHKTEGVPSSSLATRAISSDAGRLFCVLCNKFLKNELYIVLENSLPICSVVAVLACGHLYHADCLEHRTNREDRQDPPCPICLGLVSHIDASLEQD from the exons ATgggaaagagaaagagaagagcTGACCTCAACAAGACTCCTCCTCCTGCAG ACCTGATGCCACCCTCACCCAGAATGGATGCATTGTCGAAACAG AAGTTCTCTCATCAAGTCGACAGCAGTGGAATAAAGTCTTTTTTAACCATTGCGGGGGATATCATGGATGGTCCTGTGAAGGTAACCCAAGGCCAACAATCATCTATTGTTCACCGTCGAAATATTGACCTTCTAAAGTCTTTGAGGCATCCACGTCACTACGGCCGTCATTATTCTCGACGGAGGTCTACTAGTAATGCTGAGGCATCAGCTTCCCATGGTGGTTATACGCCTTCTTATGCTGAGAAGTGGTCTTTAAAGATGGCAAGCAAATGCTATACAGATTCTGGACACGACACAG ATAATAGGCAAAAAACAGTTCACAAAACAGAAGGTGTTCCATCCAGTTCACTGGCAACGAGGGCGATATCATCCGATGCTGGGAGACTCTTTTGTGTATTATGCAACAAGTTTTTGAAGAATGAACTTTACATTGTCCTTGAAAACAGTTTGCCTATATGCTCTGTAGTGGCAGTCTTAGCTTGTGGTCATCTTTACCATGCTGATTGTCTGGAACATAGAACGAACCGTGAAGATAGACAGGATCCGCCCTGTCCAATTTGTCTTGGCTTGGTTTCTCACATCGACGCATCATTAGAACAGGATTGA